One Chitinivibrionia bacterium genomic window, CTGTTTGTTAAATTCTTTCTGCCATTCTTCCTTTTTTTTGTCGTGAAGTTTTTCGAGGGCTTGTCTTTTTATGGTTGCTTGGGTAAACAATTGCCGAGCGCGCGCAACGTCCATAGAAATTTCCTGAATTTGGCGACCAAGTTTGAGAATGTCAAGTTTTATGGAATTTCGCCACGAAACCGAAAATTTAAGGGTGGCGGCACTTGTCGGCTCGTCTTTTCGAGAGCCTTTTTCGCGGGTTTGAAAATTTACTAATTCTTCTTTTTTGTCTTTGAAGTCCGCGTTTGCTTTTTGCAATTCCAGTTCGCACATCATTAAAAACGCTTTTGCCTCGTCTTCTTCGCGAATTCGCAAGTCCAGAATTGACTGTAATTCAAATTTAAAACGTTGCATTATCGTCTCAGATTTATGTTGGCGGCGGCTTGTTGCTGATTTTGCGGCGGTGCGGCGGCAATTCTTCCGAGTTGCAAAAGCATTGACCGCGACTGCTCAAAGGTTGACGCTTCTTCGCGGTCTTGCTTTAAGTAGCGGTTTATGTGGTCGTTCATCTGAATTGCTTTGTCGATTTTCGGGCTTCTGCCTTGCTCGTAAGCGCCGATTGAAATCAGGTCTTCGTTCGCCTTGTAAGTTGCCATATTGTCGCGCAATTCTCCGACGACTTTTCTGTGTTCCGCGTCCACAACGTCGCTCATACAGCGCGAAATGCTGCTTAAAACGTCTATTGCGGGGAAGTGGTTTTTGTGCGCAAGTGTGCGGGAAAGCAAAATGTGTCCGTCCAAAATACCGCGCGCCGCGTCTGCAACGGGCTCGTCCATATCGCCGCCCTCTACAAGCACGGTAAAAAGTCCTGTTATACTGCCTTTGTCGGAATTTCCCGCGCGCTCCAAAAATTTGGGCAACATTGCAAAAACCGACGGTGTGTATCCGCGAGTTGCAGGCGGTTCTCCCACGGTTAGTCCGATTTCGCGCTGTGCCATAGCGAGCCGCGTTACCGAATCGCACATAAAAAGCACCTGTTTTCCTTGGTCGCGGAAAAATTCGGCAATCGCCGCCGCCACCATCGAGGCTTTCATACGAATAAGAGCGGGCTGGTCGCTTGTTGCAACAACCACAACCGAGCGCGCCATTCCTTCTTCGCCCAAATCGCGCTCCAAAAATTCGCGCACTTCCCGACCACGTTCTCCGACAAGTGCGATTACATTGACGTCGGCGCGGCAGTTTTTAGCCATCATTCCCATAAGTACGGACTTTCCAACGCCCGAGCCTGCGAAAATTCCGACCCGCTGTCCTTGTCCCAAGGTTAAAAATCCGTCGATTGCTCTGACGCCCGTTTGGAACGGCTTGCTTACCCTGTCGCGCTTGAGTGGGTCGGGAATATCGGAAAAAATCGGACGTTGAACAGCAGTTGCAATCGCGCATTTGCCGTCCATTTCTTCGCCAATTCCGTTGA contains:
- the fliJ gene encoding flagellar export protein FliJ, producing the protein MQRFKFELQSILDLRIREEDEAKAFLMMCELELQKANADFKDKKEELVNFQTREKGSRKDEPTSAATLKFSVSWRNSIKLDILKLGRQIQEISMDVARARQLFTQATIKRQALEKLHDKKKEEWQKEFNKQEQKFLDELAQTRHNIRKIS
- the fliI gene encoding flagellar protein export ATPase FliI, giving the protein MEEFFERLRRELPRIDPMEIRGRIVEVVGLLVESTGPAASIGEVCNILGRNNELIVRAEVVGFRGDRTLLMPLGTIEGVHPGNTVIATRRPLMVSVGDELLGRVLNGIGEEMDGKCAIATAVQRPIFSDIPDPLKRDRVSKPFQTGVRAIDGFLTLGQGQRVGIFAGSGVGKSVLMGMMAKNCRADVNVIALVGERGREVREFLERDLGEEGMARSVVVVATSDQPALIRMKASMVAAAIAEFFRDQGKQVLFMCDSVTRLAMAQREIGLTVGEPPATRGYTPSVFAMLPKFLERAGNSDKGSITGLFTVLVEGGDMDEPVADAARGILDGHILLSRTLAHKNHFPAIDVLSSISRCMSDVVDAEHRKVVGELRDNMATYKANEDLISIGAYEQGRSPKIDKAIQMNDHINRYLKQDREEASTFEQSRSMLLQLGRIAAAPPQNQQQAAANINLRR